A segment of the Cricetulus griseus strain 17A/GY chromosome 6, alternate assembly CriGri-PICRH-1.0, whole genome shotgun sequence genome:
AGGAATAGCATTACAATCTAACATTCAGAATCctgttacacacatacacaggcatgccACATGACCAGGTCGAGGTGGTTGTGTCCTTGAGTCTGTCGACACATCACAACATGATCGGTCAAAGATTTTTCATTTCAGCCAGTCTCAACACAAAACACCCAACAGATCTGCACTCAACTTGTTGGTTCCATTTGGAACTAGGTGGTAGGGTAAGAAGGTTTTAGAGTAGGCTGTGGTTTGTCTGCATTCAGTCCCCTCACACAAAGCTACATGGATCTTGAAAGCCACCCAGGAGCTCTGGTAGGGTCCTTGTTGCACCTAAGACATTATAGGTCACAGCAAGTTGATCAGAGGGTTCCAGGCTGGGGAGCAGGCATACTCCAAAACAGCACCAaacagcactcacacacacatagtgcCCTGCTGGGGCTAGACTGGCAAAGGTTAGAAAGTGACACCAGCTCAAGAGAACCACTCAGACTTATTGGAGAAAGCTGGAAGTTGCCCTTTGATGTAATTGGGACTCACTCTAGAAACAGGTCCCTCTGACATCCTTAGTTTTGGCAAAGTGCTGGTAGTATTGACATTAATACAAACTGGTACAAATTTCTCTAGGGTCTCTGAAATCAATCAAGACAGACTCTCTAACCTCCTCCTGTCTAGGTTGCATAGGACTTTGTGAATTCTGGTTCCCTTGTGTATTCAAGTTCTgtggtttaagaaaaaaaaatcctgaagcATGCTCAAGGTGAAAGGCACATACACAGTCAATACAGTATGACAAGGTCTGATGCTTCAGGAGGCAGACTAGCAGGAGACTGAGTAGTGTTGGTTCTTAAGAAATctatacacaattaaaatattgCCACACTCAAATGCTACAGAATCTATAGGaaagtacaaaagaaaaataagccttGCAACCAGTCAGGTAAGAGATTGGAGGGTTCTAGAACTACAGGAGCTTCTAGAAATAAAAGTCAGGGGTGAGGCCTTTTGAAATTTGAGCCATATGCCCTATCAAACTTCCCACAGCAGCAGGATCATGGGCACTTGCCCAGGACTGAGCCTAGGCCCCATCTGGCAGTGAGGAATAGACAAGAAGGGCTGGAGGGAGTTTCAGCTCATGGAAGTGCTGAAGATCCTAAGCTTGCTTTGGAAGTGACCTTAGGATAGATAGCAGGAAGAGTAAGTATACTAGGTTGTCACCGAAGAACTTAGGACAGGAACAAGGTTATCAACTACGAGGGCCCTAATAAGCTGGTGTAAGGTTTTGATCTGCGTATAGTTTGCATTTGGCTTTTCCTTGGGCTAGGTGACCCTAGCAGGGCTTCCTCTGTCCCCATCCTGGGGACACCCTCTCCCATCCCCACAGGAAGCCTGGTGAGAAAGGATCGGAGAGGGTGGCTACTTTTACCCTCAGAGGAATGCAGTTTTCTCCAACCCTGGCTTGGCTCTGAGGCCTGGAAACCTGGAGTTGAAGTGAAAGGGAAGACCTGTGTTAATATGTAACAGGAAATCTAAAAGTTTTGAGGAAGGAGAGCACACACTTAAAAAAGGACAGCTAGAAAGAATATGAAACAACTCGGGGCATCCCAAGAGGCTGTTGCTGGTGTCTGAGCCCCACCACAAGAAGGGAGAAGCTGGCTACCCCATCCCTGTGCTCTACCCAAGAATTCCTTACTCCAGCTATTTGACTAGAAAGGGAGGAAAGCCCACAGGGAACTCAGGAAGAGCCCTGCGGGAGAGCATTAAAGCCCCTTGAAGGCCCTGaacttttataagaaaaatttgGGAACTGGAACAGACTCCTGGCCTCCTACCCAGGAGTGTTTATTAACCAGCCATATTGAGTGAAGTATGAAATATAAGGCCAGAGGCAAGACGAAGGcagagctgtcagtctggggacggCTTTACCCCCAAAGATATCCTCCTTAGCATCATTCCTCTGCATTCCTGCCTTGGGGTGTGTACCCTTTTCCCTGCCTAGAAGCCCTCTGGCCTGCATGTCTCCTAAGCTAATTCTAGCACCTTGGGCATATGAACAAAGATGGCCAGATGTCGGGGCCTTACCCAGCTTCTACTCCTGGGGTGGCATGTCAAGGGAAGGTGACAAGGTACAAGCCCTTCGGACTCAAGACtcatggggggcgggggggggggggggggggagagatgaTCCTGAACAGGGACAGATTTCAGGAAACCCTGGAAGGCAGGATTacaggaaaaggaaatggggGCAGACTCCAGGCTCAAGCCTAAGACCAGGGCTTAGCTCCTCTGACCAAGCACAGTGCCAGCTCTCACAATACCCTGCTCCCTACTGTGTCTCAACCCACCTGTCCCTGTCTGCATTTCCCAATAGGCTGCCCGCTTTCCCTCCGTTCCCCTCTCCTCATCTAACTTACAACTCACTGTCCTCCACATACTTAAACTTTCCAGGCCTAAGCAGCTCCAAGGAGCTCAGCCCCCAgggcagagaaagggggaaaactaaaatcaaaacccTGAGCCTGACACCTGACTACAGGGTAAGAACAATGGCCCAAGCGTGGCCGGCTGTACCTGGTCAGGACTGGGAGGGAATTGCCAGGAATGAAAAAGGGGAACAGGAGCAGGAGCAATGCCGCATGGAAAAGAGTAAGTCTTGGAAAGTAGGAGCTGAAAGTTGGAGAGTGTGCCAGGTCTTGGTGGGAGAGGGTCTTAGAAATCGCTGGGTTAGGAGGGCAAAGTGAAGAAGCCAGATGACAAGAATCGGGGTCTGAAAAGGGAGCTTGGGAAAATAGGAGTGGGGAGTGTGATGGTGAAGAATTAGAAACGGAGATGGGAAGGGTGACCCTGGATGAAAGAAGTTAGCGGGTGAATTAGAAGTTCAGACACTGAGAAATCGGGGGAGTAGAGGGCCATCATCCCACCTCAGACACTTAGGAAGGAGGGAAGTTGTGGTACCCAGATGGAGGCAGGCGGACCCTGGACACTCCTCGAGCAACACACTGGCTGCTGCAGAGGAGGTAGACGGGACCAGGAGACTGCACGGGACTCGAGGTGCAGCAGGGGCGCTCAGTAGTTGAACTGGCGCTGGCACGGCTGGTAAATGAAGCTGCCCTGGTGCTTGGGCTTCCGTGAACGACTTTCCCGGGCGCGATTCTGCCGTTGCAGCACTTTAGCACTCAAGGCGTGGCGCTCTGCCCGCTGCCGGGCCCTCTGCAGCCTCCGCACCTGGCCAGCCTTCTCCAGCAGCGCCGCTCGCGCAGGCAAAGCAGCAGCTGCTGCATGGTGCAGAGCCCTGGGCTCCCGGCGGGCAGGCGCCAACTCTCTGCAGGGACAGAGTACAAATGTCAGAGGGGGACAGGGGGCTTGAGTCTCCCACCCTGTCTCTTGGGGCAGAACACATGATGCCCTGAGGGGTACCAACTCTTCCCTCAATCCCAATTAGAGATATTTCTTAGAGTCTACCCTGAGGCAGCTAAACtagacaggagagggagagggctcCACCCCCCAAACAATACAAGCCCCACTCTGCGCTCTGGCTTAGCAGTCCAAGATGATCCCAGTCGTCTGAGCCAAGACTCTCCCAAGCCCCATCTTAGCCATAAGACGATCAGTTATCCCTGTAACTACCCACCTGGCCCGCCCTTTGTCTCAAGGACACTCCCCTGCTAGGCTCCTAGGCCCGAGCGTGCCCACTCACCCATCACTGAGATCCTCCTCAGGCAAGACAGCATCAGGGTGAGGGGAGGGCGGCCCAGACTCCAGCACTATGGTGCTGCCGGTGACATAAACGGACATGCTGGGATGTTCAATGAGGAGGTCCTCCAGGGGGTTGCTCTGGAGGCGTGCGGGCCCAAGACCGGGCCCCTCTGCAGTAAAACAGGCGGGAGGGGTAACAAACCAGCTCTCGTCCATCAAGGAGGGCGCGGGTGGAGGGCGGCCTGCCGGAGCAGGAGAAGCCCCAGGGTTTGGGGGAGCTGTGTAGCTGTCTATAGGGTGTGGGAGTGGGGAGCCATGCGTAAGAGAAGGAGCAGCAGGGGATAGgggtgggacacacacacacataccggaaacaggggatggggagagaaagggCATCGTTAGTCAGACCTACAGCCCCTGTCCATCGTGCCCAGAGAGCACCTGAGAGCCAGGGTCCTTACCCTGCTGCCCTAGGGGGCCCCAGGTGTATGCCCCCAACAAATCAGGAGACAGACAGGGCTTTCGGGAGaagggtctgtgttacctcacctCTAGGCGCACTGCCTCAACTTCATTTTGCCCAGGAGGCCTATGGGGACTCCAATTCCCAAATAGCCACATTCCCCTTCCATATTGCATAAGGCCTCCCTGTCCTTATggtgccttcctagtgctggccCCCTGACTCAGGCCTCACCCTGCAGGCCAATGATGAGCCAGCCATCCACTTCATCCTCCTCTGAGACGAAGGCCCCAGGACAGTTGGAGTCTTCAGGAGGCGAAGGAGTGCTGAAGAAAAGGCTGGTAAAGCGCTGGAACATGGTCAGCGGGTGAAGCAACCTCAAGGGGGCGCCCTATGGCAGTGCGAAAacctaggaagcagagaaagacattAAGGCTAAAGTCTACCTAATGGTGGTGGCTGGGGGACAGAGGGCTCCAGGACCCTGAGCATGGGCAGGCTCTTGTGTGTGCTTTTCTGCAGTCAGCAGGCTTTCCTGTGTGAATTCAGGAAACTGTTGGTCTTTGTATTCTTATTTGTCAAACAATATCCTAATCAGAATTAAATGAGCTAAACACTTATAATGTGTTTAGAACAGTGCCTGAGCACACAGTAAGTGTCCAATAAGCTAATATATTTGCTGTTACTACAGGTTGCTTTGGGGATACGGAAGAAGTGATATATATGACTAGGCTTTGTCTCTGGAGAATGAAACAGCTTTGAAAAGTAAATAGGAAATTTCCATTGAGGGAAGAAACTGCTcttactatcatcatcatcataaaattAATATTCATGTGTCAGGTACCATCCTAAGCAACTCCATCTGTTTTACCTATGTAGTCCTCACAATAACACAGAATCAGAGCAAGGTATGAAggtacaagcctgtaatcttagtacttgggagacagagacaagaggatcaaaaAGTTTAAAGTCAGACATGAGAAGCCACATCTATCATCCTAgtaaggtggaggcaagaggatcaggagttcaagtcctgCTTTAGCTACATAGTGTGTTtaaagccagtctgagctacatgggACCCTACCTAAAAAAATAACAGTCCGTGGCTGTATGAGATCCTgtcaaaaggaagagaaagggagagagaacatctacttttttttctggtaaagagagaaataaaacaaggCTCAGAGAGGTAAAGCAACTAGCCCAAAGTCTCACAGCTAGTAAGACACAGGTAGCATTTGAATCCAGATAACCAGTGGCTCCATAATCACTATAGTCCACTCCTGTCTTTTCTGGGTTATCTGTCTAGACTAGACATTTTTAGCTTTGTAACTAGGGCTGTGTCTAGGTGTGTTTTTCtaggggttaaaaaaaaaaaagatcttggaTTTCAGCAAGGTTTTCTGAGCAGCAATCTTTGACCCCAGAGATCAATAATACTCATAGGACGTTGTGTGGCTTGAAAAGTGCTAATAGAAACCGCATGGTTCTTGCTACAATCTCACCATGGGATTGGACGACCCTCAGATGTGTATTCCAGATGAGGTGTAAGATCCTATGCTCACAGGTCCTCCTTACTCTAACCCCTTCCCCCAGACTC
Coding sequences within it:
- the Tp53inp2 gene encoding tumor protein p53-inducible nuclear protein 2 isoform X2, translated to MFQRFTSLFFSTPSPPEDSNCPGAFVSEEDEVDGWLIIGLQEGPGLGPARLQSNPLEDLLIEHPSMSVYVTGSTIVLESGPPSPHPDAVLPEEDLSDGELAPARREPRALHHAAAAALPARAALLEKAGQVRRLQRARQRAERHALSAKVLQRQNRARESRSRKPKHQGSFIYQPCQRQFNY
- the Tp53inp2 gene encoding tumor protein p53-inducible nuclear protein 2 isoform X1, coding for MFQRFTSLFFSTPSPPEDSNCPGAFVSEEDEVDGWLIIGLQDSYTAPPNPGASPAPAGRPPPAPSLMDESWFVTPPACFTAEGPGLGPARLQSNPLEDLLIEHPSMSVYVTGSTIVLESGPPSPHPDAVLPEEDLSDGELAPARREPRALHHAAAAALPARAALLEKAGQVRRLQRARQRAERHALSAKVLQRQNRARESRSRKPKHQGSFIYQPCQRQFNY